The window GTCTAAACTCTCATCTGACCCTCTTGGCTCGTAGTTGATAATCAAACACTTATTCCTAGCCAAAATTCTCTTCTCAGAACGGCCACATACGTgtttatcatcatcctcgGATTCTTCCGACTCCAAAACATCCCATTCTTCCGACTCTTGGCTCAGTGTCAGCAGATCGACCACTGAATAGCCCTCGTCCTCGTCAGAGTCGCCAGAATCGGAAGATatatcttcctcttcagtGTAGTCATTCACTGGTTCAGATGGCGTTTCTCTTATTATACTAAAATCTTCACTGAAATTCCaatctgaagatgaagaagaagatgatgatgacaaaAACTCCAACTCTGCCCCCTCATCATCACACGAAGACGGTCTAGAGATCACCGGACtgtcattgaaagaaacatCCCTAACAATACACTCAAATATACCTTTTCTGGCGTCGAAATATTGTAAATTAACTTGAAACTTCAGCTTAGCAGCTCGCCTTTGATACATGGATATCGGTTCATCCAACCCAACCAGTCCAAATCGCTCACCATTCTTGAGGTCGATCACAAACGGGTCGCTTTCCTCGGAGTTTAAGTCTACAATACCATAAGTGCTCCCTAAATCCTTAACGTAAATACGAAACTGATCAATAATGTGAACATTGGGCTCCAATGGATCCAACAGCTTCAGCCCTAACATAGCATGATTCTTACTCAGCGATTTCTCATCAAACAACAGGTTGTCCTTCCTAGCACGTCTGTTAGGTTTTCCATCACTAGCACGCCCAATTACCTTAACCACACCTCTCTCGGACCTAGCCTCCTCCAAAGTGAACTTAAACTTTCTTACTTCTTCCATTAGTCTCAAACACGACACAGACCACTCCTTGGTGCTTCCAGCGCTTCCAAGACAGCCTATCACTCTTGTTAAAGTGGTTAGTTTGTTATCTGATTAGCGCCACTGCGGAGCCTTTCATCTTTTCGTGCGCATCCGAGCCCTAAGAAGCCCTCATTTCGTGTATACTACTTGGGTAAGAACAATTTATACAGTAATATAGTCTATAAGAGGCCATTGTGTCCTGTAATGGTTACATAATAATACATTTCTTGAGCTTCTCCTTCTTGCTGCCCTTTTTCTCATTTTTGGAGCGgtttttcttttccttccCATCAGAATGTTTGGTTCTACGTTCGTGAGACCTTTGCATACGGCTGACAGCTTCTCtatcctcttcctcctgtAGCCTTCTTGctagctcttcatcattttcaagTTGCTGAAAGCCCTGGAGTGAGTTTGATGCTGGACCACGAGCCTCATTTTGATCGCTGAAGGGATTCGAGGCAAATGATTCAGCTGGGTTGGCTGTTGCCGTTGTTGCCGTTCTCTCAAGACTTGTTGGTATGAAATTACCAGTGTAAAAAGTATCCTGGGAGCCATTCACAGATTTTAATGCTTGCCAAACAACATCGGTACGGCTCTTGAAACCCAAATCAGTCACCAAGGTGAACAACTCATCgttgttcttgtaaatgGCAGAGAAATGGTCATTTCTGAAAAGAATGGCAAATGATTTCTCGACTAGAACTTCGCGCAAATGTCTAAGACCATACTCCGTTAGTTGGGTCGCGGACCTAGCAAAAAAGGATTTGATATAATTGGCATCCTCAAGGATTTGATCGGCATTACTCGTGGATAAAGtcttttgcttgatttCATAGGACTCAACGAGAACCCTCTGAGCCTCCTCATAAGAATATTTGGAGACGTGTTCGTATGCGACAGGATCGCTGGAGCTATCGATTATCCATCCGTGTACTATGTCGACGTTATAGAGTCGGAAAATTGACATCTCCACTCCATCCCCAAATGACCCATTGAACTTGGGATTGATGTTCATACCAGCGTGCAATCGAGGCAAAAGTTGTAAAAGCTGAGTCACGTCGCTATCAGCGCCATTCTGATCCTGAATCCCAATGTTTGCCAACACCTGTATCAGATCCTGCAAGTAAACTGTATCGCTTCTTCTCACTAAATAAATCAGTTCCTGCGCTACACTGGCCTGACGTGGTGCGAGCAGAAGAACATTGGCAAGGGCCAATAGTGCGCACGGACCATTATTATTTTGCAACAATATTTTATGCTGTGATCCATTAATTTGAATAGTCCTTGTGGCAAACTCTATATCCATTCTCGATTTCAATGATTGATGTGACTAAATTACTTTAATAGTCTTGATAGTCCTGATTTTCTACTTTTTTACTAGTGGAAACTATCAACAAGGGGTTCTGTCGCCTTTACATTGTCCCGCGAAATATCAAGAATTAACTTTTAAATAATGAATAAATGACAATTTTAAAAAGCTTTTACAAAGACCTAAGAGAGTACTGTTGTTACTTAATAATACcaaaaaaatttgatagtACTttcaccaaaattttgtGTCTAATTGGTGCACGATAGCTCATTTTAGGTAGATTTTCATAGCACCGACAGTTAAACTTCTTAAACTTCTTTGTCCCAATCATTCTCTCTCGATCAAGgtaatttcaaaatttcctATGAATCATGTTTGTAACCTTGAGCGATAACATGACTGACatttccaattctttagTTATTAAGTAATAAGATCTCTCAAATACTGATATCAGCTCTGGTCCAACTACTAGCGAGGAGCGGTAAACGATGAGCTAGTATTTTAAATCGACCAGGACCAGTTGTTTGGATGATAGTTTACAAAGCATTTTACAGATATTGAGATATGTAAGACTATTAAGTCGAAAAACAAACAGAATGCGGAAGAGCCAGATTAGTGTCCAAGAATTCACGTATGTGCTTCAATTGCGCGAGAGAGATTAACGTTTAATCACAAGTTCAGATGGGAGAAGAGAGGTCGGCGATGTAACAAGAGGACCAAATAGAATCAACACAACATCCTCAGAAGCATGCGGCATTAAAGATATCCAAGACTAGCAAGTGGAGTAATCATTTCTGTAGTTTAGCCAGACTGTCCagaagactttgaacaTTGTTACCTGGTGATGTTTGTTGTcgttgctgctgctgctgctgctgagGGAGTGGTGGAGGTGGTGAAGCGTGCTGGTGCTGAGCCGGTACAGAGCCCATCGACGAGTGCTGCCCGTAGTTATCATTCATAGATGGCCCAGGCTGACCCATTGGTGGGTAGACAGCaggctgctgctgctgtggAGGCTGTTGACCTTGCATAGACTGCAGGAGACCTAGTAATTGCTGTTGAGTTTGCggctgctgttgctgttgctgttgttgtgcCATGGATAACAAATTAGAAACAACATTTGGAGGCAAGTTCTGAATAGCAGCTAagagttgttgttggttCATTTGACCGCCGCCGTTACCTCCAAGCAAAGAAGACAGTTGAGGTTGGTTTAGTGCTGGTTCCATTGTAGGTGTAGAACCCTGGTAACGACCATAAGGTTGCGCCATTGGGGCGGGTGGAGGAGCAGCATACCCTTGATTGGACATTGGCATACCATAGCCCTGTTGCACAAATGGTTGTTGGGGTGGAGGTGGAGCCTGCTGTTGCATGGGAGGCATACCATAGCCACCGTAGTAGCCCTGAGATGGTGCCTGTTGCGGCATGGCTGCTGGGGGTTGCGCATACGGATTAGCTGCTCCTATTGGCATTGCACCTGCAGATCCCCTGGAAGGtttcaaattattgaaaattgCCACTGCATCATCTGCTGAAATACTCACATACTCGTCAAATTTCGTCTCGCCTTGTGGCCCCTTATAAAAGGTCTGGATATCAACGTTGCGTGTCTTGTTGACTAATATAACACCCCAAGCTCCGTCATGGGCCACTTCGTTAATCATCCTTCTTAGCTCCATGCGtggcttcaagaaaatCATATCTGTGTCCAGTTCAGTGCCACGTCTGAAATGGTTAAAAACTTCGTTAGCGTAGTTCCTATCAGCAGTTCTCTTAACATAGATGACACAGGCTGGTACTCGTCTCTTAGATTTCTTGTAACCTTGATTATCGTTGTACATGTCTGCAGCATCATTCTCTTCGTGCTGGAAAGGACGTTtagaagatgagatgaatgTAGAACTGCTATTTGTACCATGATCACCATGATCATACTGTGGCCTAGCATTGGAACTAGAGATTTCCAAAATCAGCTTCTTGCCAAAATTTTGTTCCTGTGATTCACTTTGAATTGCGTTTCTAACGCTTTGAGGATTGTTATATTGTATGAAACCAAACGCGttcttgatattgatttgcaaaatgtgGCCGTAAGGTGAGAAAATTCTAAACAAGTCTTCTTTGGAAACGTTCTTTAAAGGTAAATTTCCGATAAAAAGTCTTGATTTTGGAGGGATATCGTGCATTTCAGTGATCTTATTTTCGCCATGCAAGTATTGCGCATAACGTTCACGTTCAATAGGACTCATTGGTCCGTCTAAGTCAGGTCTTGACGATCCACTAGATGGATTTTCGTAAGCTTGCTGTGGCGCAGCCTGTGGCTGGCCATGAGCTTGAACCTCAACAGGCATAGGCATAGCGGTCTCTGGATTAGAATTTAGCATATTGACAAGTGCAGTAATTTTGTTCTCAGATGTGgcctcttgaaattctggAACATTCAACATGTTACTGTCCATGATATATTGAGCTTGCCTTTGCAAAAGGTCATGTTGTACATTCTCATCCTTTGACGATGGATCCGAGGATGTAGTCTTCAGCTCTTCAGAAGTAGATGAGTTTTCTGAATCCTCTGATTGAGCCTGAGCGTTTTGATCGGCTTCCTCTTTATCCTCATCTTGGGAGCTCtgctcttcatcgtcatcgtcattttcttcctcttcctgttcttcttcttcctcagattCATCCGCATCGTTACTTACCTCTTCCTCGTTTGCTTCTTGCTGTTCCTTGTCCTGTTCCGGCTCATTCTCATTCTCTTCATTCACATTCACATCCCCAGACCCATTCTGATCCACAGATACATCCTCATGATCTTCAGACTCATCTGCGGCCTCTTTTGGCTCTTGCTCCTCGTCATTCGATAAGGGACCTTCGGCATCCGCTGTCCTATCATCTTCCGCCTCAGAGGGATCAACTGAATTCACAGGCTCTGCTTTCTCGGTGTCAGACATCTTGATACAGTTGAAATATACCGTATATGAACTCTCAAGACAGTATCAGGTTCTACACATCTCATCAATAGTTGCTACAAAAAGACGAATGCCTTTGGCTTGTCTTGATagttgaacaaaaaaaaattcgTAGGGTAATAATTATGAAAAATACGAGTCCAAGACAGCTTAATAATGCTTCAAGATGCTTTTGGAGGTTACCTTTGGAGACTC of the Torulaspora delbrueckii CBS 1146 chromosome 7, complete genome genome contains:
- the TDEL0G01500 gene encoding uncharacterized protein (similar to Saccharomyces cerevisiae YGL081W; ancestral locus Anc_6.196), coding for MEEVRKFKFTLEEARSERGVVKVIGRASDGKPNRRARKDNLLFDEKSLSKNHAMLGLKLLDPLEPNVHIIDQFRIYVKDLGSTYGIVDLNSEESDPFVIDLKNGERFGLVGLDEPISMYQRRAAKLKFQVNLQYFDARKGIFECIVRDVSFNDSPVISRPSSCDDEGAELEFLSSSSSSSSSDWNFSEDFSIIRETPSEPVNDYTEEEDISSDSGDSDEDEGYSVVDLLTLSQESEEWDVLESEESEDDDKHVCGRSEKRILARNKCLIINYEPRGSDESLDVNRSTGILKTLMVSAMVGFLFGFLGTVVLLVGLALKEVE
- the MIY2 gene encoding ubiquitinyl hydrolase 1 (similar to Saccharomyces cerevisiae YGL082W and YPL191C; ancestral locus Anc_6.195); its protein translation is MDIEFATRTIQINGSQHKILLQNNNGPCALLALANVLLLAPRQASVAQELIYLVRRSDTVYLQDLIQVLANIGIQDQNGADSDVTQLLQLLPRLHAGMNINPKFNGSFGDGVEMSIFRLYNVDIVHGWIIDSSSDPVAYEHVSKYSYEEAQRVLVESYEIKQKTLSTSNADQILEDANYIKSFFARSATQLTEYGLRHLREVLVEKSFAILFRNDHFSAIYKNNDELFTLVTDLGFKSRTDVVWQALKSVNGSQDTFYTGNFIPTSLERTATTATANPAESFASNPFSDQNEARGPASNSLQGFQQLENDEELARRLQEEEDREAVSRMQRSHERRTKHSDGKEKKNRSKNEKKGSKKEKLKKCIIM
- the NAB3 gene encoding Nab3p (similar to Saccharomyces cerevisiae NAB3 (YPL190C); ancestral locus Anc_6.193) gives rise to the protein MSDTEKAEPVNSVDPSEAEDDRTADAEGPLSNDEEQEPKEAADESEDHEDVSVDQNGSGDVNVNEENENEPEQDKEQQEANEEEVSNDADESEEEEEQEEEENDDDDEEQSSQDEDKEEADQNAQAQSEDSENSSTSEELKTTSSDPSSKDENVQHDLLQRQAQYIMDSNMLNVPEFQEATSENKITALVNMLNSNPETAMPMPVEVQAHGQPQAAPQQAYENPSSGSSRPDLDGPMSPIERERYAQYLHGENKITEMHDIPPKSRLFIGNLPLKNVSKEDLFRIFSPYGHILQINIKNAFGFIQYNNPQSVRNAIQSESQEQNFGKKLILEISSSNARPQYDHGDHGTNSSSTFISSSKRPFQHEENDAADMYNDNQGYKKSKRRVPACVIYVKRTADRNYANEVFNHFRRGTELDTDMIFLKPRMELRRMINEVAHDGAWGVILVNKTRNVDIQTFYKGPQGETKFDEYVSISADDAVAIFNNLKPSRGSAGAMPIGAANPYAQPPAAMPQQAPSQGYYGGYGMPPMQQQAPPPPQQPFVQQGYGMPMSNQGYAAPPPAPMAQPYGRYQGSTPTMEPALNQPQLSSLLGGNGGGQMNQQQLLAAIQNLPPNVVSNLLSMAQQQQQQQQPQTQQQLLGLLQSMQGQQPPQQQQPAVYPPMGQPGPSMNDNYGQHSSMGSVPAQHQHASPPPPLPQQQQQQQRQQTSPGNNVQSLLDSLAKLQK